Proteins encoded within one genomic window of uncultured Draconibacterium sp.:
- a CDS encoding family 20 glycosylhydrolase, protein MNIIKIKFSSVAALLGLMMILVFLFNGTVSAINAESQKSKKEIKLAESFPIRGFHIDLRVQVMTMPALKIFAKELADFGINTLVMEWEASYPYEKHATISNKYAYSREEVRDFIAYCENIGIDVIPLQQCFGHVEYILRHARYNALKESRQDISQVCPLKVEENKKLFTDLFADMISLHDSKYLHIGIDETRLLGHCPECSAKIAEEGTARLFGDYVNEMCKIVIGMGKIPVLWADIVLKYPEAVEMLPKEVIYIDWNYGWKIDYFGDIEKVLDKGLNFWGAPAIRSHPDNWYTIDWEKHFNNQRDFIPYARKAGYQGMVMTSWSTSGVYGFNWDTNYEVLDMYAMRNVYPLSGFRILIAAYAQSLKQVEPLDPESFVIQYAQSQFSLTEQEGESLWQVLTTSPDVINLNNPSGMVELEKVCVDVNNAKKLMDSLTPKANQKEFEHLRLMLDLRAFYLDFKKAEALFNSDGYNLERANTLLPELKRLLVESEHLNERFSILNAGYIHPEEIVEQNQLRTLKLKNLYKVVARQQ, encoded by the coding sequence ATGAACATTATAAAAATAAAATTTTCTTCGGTTGCGGCCTTGTTAGGGCTGATGATGATCCTTGTTTTTCTTTTCAACGGAACAGTTTCTGCGATAAATGCTGAATCTCAAAAAAGTAAGAAGGAAATAAAGCTGGCTGAATCATTCCCGATTCGGGGTTTTCATATCGATTTGCGGGTTCAGGTAATGACCATGCCGGCTTTGAAAATTTTTGCGAAAGAATTGGCTGATTTTGGCATCAATACCCTTGTAATGGAGTGGGAAGCTTCCTATCCATACGAAAAACATGCAACCATTTCGAATAAATATGCTTACTCGCGCGAAGAGGTCAGGGATTTTATAGCTTACTGCGAAAATATTGGGATCGATGTTATTCCACTGCAACAATGTTTTGGGCATGTAGAATACATCTTACGTCATGCCAGGTACAATGCTCTTAAAGAATCAAGACAAGATATTTCGCAGGTTTGCCCGTTAAAAGTTGAAGAAAACAAAAAGTTATTTACCGATCTTTTTGCAGACATGATTTCGTTACATGATTCAAAATACCTGCATATTGGAATTGACGAAACGCGTTTGCTTGGACACTGCCCGGAGTGCTCGGCCAAAATAGCAGAAGAAGGAACAGCCAGGTTGTTTGGCGATTATGTGAACGAGATGTGTAAGATTGTGATAGGAATGGGAAAAATTCCTGTTCTATGGGCTGATATTGTTCTTAAGTATCCGGAAGCCGTTGAAATGCTCCCTAAAGAAGTTATTTATATCGACTGGAATTATGGTTGGAAGATTGATTATTTCGGAGATATAGAAAAAGTGCTTGATAAAGGTTTAAATTTTTGGGGAGCTCCGGCTATCAGAAGCCATCCCGATAACTGGTATACCATTGATTGGGAAAAGCATTTTAATAACCAGCGCGATTTTATTCCTTATGCACGTAAGGCCGGGTATCAGGGAATGGTTATGACTTCCTGGTCCACTTCAGGTGTATATGGATTCAACTGGGATACAAATTACGAGGTTTTGGATATGTATGCTATGCGCAATGTTTATCCGCTATCAGGTTTTAGAATATTAATTGCTGCATATGCCCAATCGTTGAAACAGGTTGAACCGCTCGATCCTGAATCATTCGTCATTCAGTATGCTCAAAGCCAATTTAGTTTAACAGAACAGGAAGGAGAGAGCCTTTGGCAGGTTTTAACAACATCGCCCGATGTAATTAACCTGAATAATCCGTCGGGGATGGTAGAATTAGAAAAGGTTTGTGTGGATGTAAATAATGCTAAAAAGCTGATGGATTCATTAACTCCGAAAGCAAATCAGAAAGAATTTGAACATTTAAGATTGATGCTTGATTTAAGGGCTTTCTATCTTGATTTTAAAAAAGCGGAAGCACTTTTTAATTCTGACGGCTATAATCTTGAGCGGGCAAATACTTTGTTGCCTGAATTGAAACGGTTACTGGTAGAATCAGAACATTTGAATGAGCGTTTTTCCATATTAAACGCAGGCTACATTCATCCTGAAGAGATTGTAGAACAAAATCAGTTGAGGACACTGAAACTAAAAAATCTTTACAAGGTTGTTGCCCGACAGCAATAA
- a CDS encoding sialate O-acetylesterase yields the protein MDKKVILLLYIFLSVCSGLIAQDNKAYFPKKTEYPGVMPVADNFWIFIMAGQSNMAGRGIVEPEDTISNPRILTINLNNEWVVAKEPLHLYQPKLTGLDGGVSFARELLKYVPDSVTIGLVPCAVGGSPIQAWAGDSVFNDVQLLSNFKEKAGMAMRYGEVKGVLWHQGESDAFPGKIQVYKLKLEYVLTIMREFLGDNSLPIIIGELGAFTNPKERQDNWNKINEIIRQVSENMNDCYIVPTHDLTCNPDSVHFNNVSQRMLGKRYAEKFISVQKDWQQK from the coding sequence ATGGATAAAAAAGTTATTCTTCTTCTGTATATATTTTTATCGGTTTGCTCTGGCCTTATTGCCCAGGACAATAAAGCATATTTCCCTAAAAAAACAGAGTACCCCGGGGTAATGCCGGTAGCCGATAATTTTTGGATATTTATAATGGCCGGACAATCGAATATGGCCGGGCGGGGAATAGTGGAGCCGGAAGATACAATTTCAAATCCACGGATATTAACGATTAATTTGAATAATGAGTGGGTAGTTGCAAAGGAACCATTACATCTTTATCAACCCAAATTAACGGGTTTGGACGGCGGAGTTTCATTTGCACGGGAATTATTGAAATACGTGCCCGACTCTGTAACAATAGGCCTGGTGCCCTGTGCCGTTGGGGGAAGCCCAATTCAGGCATGGGCCGGCGATTCAGTATTTAATGATGTTCAGTTACTTAGTAATTTTAAGGAAAAAGCTGGAATGGCCATGAGATACGGTGAGGTAAAAGGTGTTTTATGGCACCAGGGAGAAAGTGATGCTTTTCCGGGAAAGATTCAGGTGTATAAACTGAAGCTGGAATATGTATTAACCATCATGCGCGAGTTCCTGGGAGATAATTCTTTACCAATTATCATTGGAGAATTGGGGGCTTTTACCAATCCAAAAGAACGACAGGATAACTGGAATAAAATAAATGAGATTATCAGGCAGGTTTCAGAAAACATGAATGATTGTTACATCGTTCCAACACACGATTTAACTTGTAATCCAGATTCTGTTCATTTTAACAATGTTTCTCAGCGCATGTTGGGCAAACGATATGCAGAAAAATTTATCTCTGTTCAGAAAGATTGGCAACAGAAGTAG
- a CDS encoding sodium:solute symporter family protein: MQLTDWIVLALYFFVLVAIGLNAYRKVKNSADFFTAGGKLPWWLSGVSHHVSGYSGAVFVAYAGIAYTHGFTLYIWWACGVGLATLLAALWIAPRWANLRIKTGIQSPTEYLITRYNLTTQQIIAWSGAIIKIFDVGGKLAAIAVLLNVFTGASITTGILLAGTVSLLYITIGGLWADVWNDFAQFIIQLIAGLTMFVMILMKLGDGFSGVLTLWHKLPEANSGFFNTPYTPAFALGMLVVDFFSYSGGTWNLSTRFISSSSGAEARKAGVFSSILYFIWPLILLFPMFAAPVFFPDLEDPTLSYGMMAIKFLPAGLLGLVLASMFANTLSMTSSDSNTVSAVITRDILPNVFHKIKIFSPKQSLLLARVTTFSFTLLTIIIALNSSHFGGVFGLIVSWFAALLGPIAIPMILGLLPFFKRSGSTSAILSIVGGLLVFVVTKAVGFSLTVEVSAPLLTSLILFVLSGFLMKDTSDKSNRLLNALNAKEK; the protein is encoded by the coding sequence ATGCAACTAACTGACTGGATTGTATTGGCCCTGTATTTTTTTGTACTCGTTGCCATTGGCCTCAATGCCTACCGCAAAGTGAAAAACTCGGCTGATTTTTTTACTGCAGGAGGTAAACTTCCCTGGTGGTTGTCGGGGGTTTCTCATCACGTATCGGGATATAGCGGAGCGGTGTTTGTTGCCTATGCCGGAATTGCCTATACGCATGGATTTACTTTATATATTTGGTGGGCATGTGGTGTTGGTTTGGCTACTTTGCTGGCCGCATTGTGGATTGCCCCGCGTTGGGCTAACCTGAGAATTAAAACGGGTATTCAGTCACCAACAGAATATCTCATTACACGATATAATCTAACTACTCAGCAAATTATTGCCTGGAGTGGAGCCATTATTAAAATTTTTGATGTTGGCGGAAAACTGGCGGCCATTGCTGTTCTTCTGAATGTTTTTACTGGGGCATCCATTACAACGGGCATTTTACTTGCCGGAACTGTTTCGTTGTTGTACATCACCATTGGCGGACTTTGGGCGGATGTCTGGAACGATTTTGCCCAGTTTATAATTCAATTAATAGCCGGGCTAACCATGTTTGTTATGATATTAATGAAATTGGGCGATGGATTTTCGGGGGTATTAACGTTGTGGCACAAACTACCGGAAGCTAATTCTGGCTTTTTTAATACGCCCTATACACCGGCTTTTGCCCTGGGGATGCTTGTTGTCGATTTTTTTAGTTACAGCGGGGGAACCTGGAATTTGTCAACACGTTTTATTTCATCTTCATCAGGTGCTGAGGCCCGGAAAGCAGGAGTATTCTCTTCGATACTTTATTTTATCTGGCCGTTAATTCTTTTGTTTCCCATGTTTGCTGCCCCGGTTTTCTTTCCCGATCTTGAAGATCCAACTTTATCATATGGAATGATGGCCATAAAATTTTTGCCAGCCGGTTTGCTCGGACTGGTTCTTGCATCGATGTTTGCAAATACTTTATCAATGACTTCGTCCGATTCAAACACAGTTTCTGCTGTGATTACCAGGGATATTTTGCCAAATGTTTTTCATAAAATCAAAATATTCTCTCCAAAACAATCGCTCTTGCTGGCACGAGTTACAACTTTCTCGTTTACCCTGCTTACTATTATTATCGCATTAAATTCAAGCCATTTTGGAGGAGTTTTTGGTTTAATTGTTTCCTGGTTTGCTGCATTGCTCGGGCCAATTGCAATTCCAATGATTCTTGGTTTGCTGCCTTTTTTTAAAAGAAGCGGGAGTACTTCTGCAATACTATCAATTGTGGGAGGATTATTGGTATTTGTTGTTACGAAAGCAGTTGGTTTTAGTCTGACTGTTGAAGTGTCGGCTCCATTGCTAACGTCCTTAATCTTATTTGTTCTGTCTGGCTTTTTGATGAAGGATACATCAGATAAGAGTAATCGTTTATTGAACGCATTAAATGCTAAAGAAAAGTAA
- a CDS encoding amidohydrolase family protein, producing the protein MFIEGLDYQSGQAIRVEFRNGKINSVDQLEGSEKPLPLIAPGLVDLQVNGYGGIDFNKIPFQVDDVFHVVQKLATQGVISFFPTLITNKNSSIREALQTIVSACKIDPLIETAIGGIHLEGPFLSKENGARGAHSLEFIQQPNWDLFQEWQEIAEGKIRIITLSPEWEGAAAFIKKCTDSGVVVAIGHTAASPEQIAEAVQAGARMSTHLGNGAHLMLSRHPNYIWEQLAQDRLWATVIADGFHLPDSFLKVVFRVKPETSVLISDCTQFAGLSPGAYKSHIGGEVLLNSEGRLCMADNMELLAGSAQSLLWCVNQMVKEGLLSFEQAWNSASAKPVELMGEVHNFLKVGEPANMVLIEREADEIKVIKTIVGGEIIYSY; encoded by the coding sequence ATGTTTATAGAAGGATTAGATTATCAAAGTGGGCAAGCTATTCGGGTGGAATTTCGAAATGGAAAGATCAATTCTGTAGATCAGCTTGAAGGTTCAGAAAAGCCTCTTCCTCTGATCGCTCCGGGCTTGGTTGATTTGCAGGTTAACGGTTATGGGGGAATTGACTTTAACAAAATTCCGTTTCAGGTTGACGATGTATTTCATGTTGTTCAAAAATTGGCGACACAGGGAGTTATCTCATTTTTTCCAACGCTGATTACAAATAAGAATTCATCCATCCGTGAGGCATTACAAACTATTGTTTCGGCTTGTAAAATAGATCCGTTAATTGAAACGGCTATTGGCGGAATTCATCTGGAAGGGCCTTTTCTTTCGAAAGAAAACGGAGCACGTGGAGCACATAGTTTAGAATTTATTCAGCAACCAAACTGGGACCTTTTCCAGGAGTGGCAGGAAATTGCGGAAGGAAAGATCAGAATAATAACACTGTCGCCGGAATGGGAAGGAGCTGCCGCATTCATAAAAAAATGTACTGACAGCGGGGTAGTGGTGGCTATTGGACATACTGCTGCATCTCCCGAACAAATTGCCGAAGCAGTGCAGGCAGGTGCCCGTATGTCTACTCATCTTGGAAATGGAGCACATTTAATGTTGTCACGGCACCCTAATTATATTTGGGAGCAACTGGCACAAGACCGGCTTTGGGCAACTGTAATTGCAGATGGTTTTCATTTGCCCGATTCATTTTTAAAAGTCGTTTTTCGGGTAAAGCCGGAAACATCTGTTTTAATAAGCGACTGTACGCAATTTGCAGGTTTATCTCCCGGAGCATATAAAAGCCATATTGGCGGGGAAGTACTGCTTAATTCTGAAGGACGCCTTTGCATGGCTGATAATATGGAGTTACTGGCAGGTTCGGCACAGTCGTTACTCTGGTGTGTTAATCAGATGGTAAAAGAAGGGTTACTGTCTTTTGAGCAAGCCTGGAATAGTGCATCCGCGAAACCGGTTGAACTGATGGGGGAAGTACATAATTTTCTTAAAGTTGGAGAACCTGCCAACATGGTATTGATTGAACGGGAAGCAGATGAAATTAAGGTTATAAAGACAATCGTCGGTGGTGAAATCATTTATTCCTATTGA
- a CDS encoding DUF5009 domain-containing protein: MQVKKKSINSDRLLSLDALRGFDMFWIIGGQKIIYGLAVLTGWPLLLSLNSQMRHVSWEGFAFYDLIFPLFLFLSGVSMPYSFGKRLLRGDSKASIYRHAFKRMFLLIVLGMLYNRIQNLDAEHLRFASVLGRIGIAWFFAAVIFLNTKVRMQVIWFWALLIIYYLLMQFIPVPGFGAGVFSLEGNLAGYIDRLFLPGQLHLKELEPEGILSTIPAVSTALMGVLTGTLLQTNHVSKIKKGLILIGSGLICLVLGELWGVFFPIIKNIWTSSFVLYAGGWSLLLFGIFYFIIDVWGLKRWSYFFVVIGLNPITIYLVQHKIIDFNNTRDFFFGGVVAHMPEALAPLISGIGYVACVWAFLYLLYRYKIFMKV; this comes from the coding sequence ATGCAAGTGAAAAAGAAATCCATAAATTCAGATCGTTTATTATCATTGGATGCACTTCGCGGATTTGATATGTTTTGGATTATTGGTGGCCAAAAAATTATTTATGGGTTGGCAGTATTAACCGGCTGGCCTCTTTTGCTTTCTCTTAATTCACAAATGCGGCATGTTAGTTGGGAAGGGTTTGCTTTTTACGACCTTATATTTCCATTGTTTCTTTTTCTTTCCGGGGTATCCATGCCATATTCGTTTGGGAAAAGGTTGCTTCGTGGAGATTCAAAAGCAAGTATTTACCGGCATGCCTTTAAACGTATGTTTTTACTGATTGTTTTGGGAATGCTTTATAACCGCATTCAGAATTTGGATGCAGAACATTTAAGATTTGCAAGCGTTCTTGGACGCATTGGAATAGCCTGGTTTTTTGCAGCTGTTATTTTTCTGAACACAAAAGTTCGAATGCAGGTTATTTGGTTCTGGGCTTTGTTGATTATATATTACCTGCTTATGCAATTTATTCCCGTGCCTGGATTTGGCGCCGGTGTATTTTCGCTCGAAGGGAACCTGGCTGGTTATATCGATCGTTTGTTTTTGCCGGGGCAGCTACATCTTAAAGAGCTTGAACCAGAAGGGATTTTAAGTACAATCCCGGCAGTGAGCACCGCTTTAATGGGAGTTTTAACCGGAACACTTCTCCAAACAAATCATGTAAGTAAAATAAAAAAGGGATTGATTTTAATTGGAAGCGGATTGATTTGTTTGGTGCTGGGTGAACTGTGGGGAGTATTTTTCCCGATAATAAAGAATATCTGGACCAGCTCTTTTGTACTTTATGCCGGCGGGTGGAGTCTTTTATTGTTCGGGATATTCTATTTTATCATCGACGTGTGGGGTTTAAAAAGGTGGTCGTATTTCTTTGTTGTAATTGGTCTGAATCCTATCACTATTTATTTGGTTCAACATAAAATTATTGATTTTAATAACACGCGTGACTTCTTTTTTGGAGGGGTTGTGGCCCATATGCCGGAAGCGCTGGCACCACTCATCAGCGGAATCGGTTATGTTGCATGCGTGTGGGCCTTTTTGTATTTGCTATATCGTTATAAAATATTTATGAAGGTCTGA
- a CDS encoding beta-N-acetylhexosaminidase, producing the protein MKKIRLILIVILHVIFFNSVLAQIQVIPRPQQIVIENEDFILSSKTVIVADQSTQKEAEYLNAIFRDAFGQKTAINTKGEGIHLKLHPQLRAKLGDEGYLLKVNQKEIVIEGATNAGVFYGIQTLRQLLPADFEFNPDSHKTALVKGVAIEDQPRFQWRAFMLDESRHFKGIEVVKELLDQMAQLKMNVFHWHLTDDQGWRIEIKKYPRLTSVGGFRDNTQTVRHEDVFSGEPHGGFYTQKQIREIIEYASDRHIEIVPEIEMPGHAMAAIAAYPWLGVLGTTKEVSVKFGKMDNSFDISNPKVIQFLEDVLTEVFELFPGKVIHVGGDEVRFDTWKSSPEIQAYMKKNNLGSPADLQIFFTNKISQFIDSTGHRMMGWNEILGDNVHGQEAVADIEVKETLAKSAVIHFWKGNLELINKAVSGGYDVVNSYHAKTYLDYSYQTIPLSEAYAFDPIPEGLNPKYNSKILGLGCQMWSEWIPTKEKMERQIFPRLAAYAEVGWTDNNRKDYEVFTRSLTQLEKRWILSGINFYKHL; encoded by the coding sequence ATGAAAAAAATTAGACTTATACTTATCGTTATTCTTCATGTTATCTTTTTTAATAGTGTCTTGGCACAGATACAGGTAATTCCTCGTCCTCAGCAAATTGTGATTGAAAATGAGGATTTTATATTGTCGTCAAAAACAGTTATTGTTGCTGATCAGTCAACACAAAAAGAAGCTGAATACCTGAATGCCATTTTCCGGGATGCCTTTGGCCAAAAAACAGCTATTAATACAAAAGGAGAGGGTATCCATCTGAAGCTTCATCCCCAACTCAGGGCAAAACTCGGGGATGAAGGTTATTTGTTAAAGGTGAACCAGAAAGAGATTGTAATTGAAGGAGCTACAAATGCCGGAGTATTTTATGGCATTCAGACATTACGCCAATTACTTCCGGCTGACTTTGAGTTTAATCCTGACAGCCACAAAACTGCCTTAGTGAAAGGCGTTGCAATTGAAGATCAGCCGCGTTTTCAATGGCGTGCTTTTATGTTAGACGAATCACGACATTTTAAAGGCATCGAGGTGGTGAAAGAATTGCTGGACCAAATGGCACAATTGAAAATGAATGTTTTTCACTGGCACCTGACAGACGATCAGGGTTGGCGAATCGAAATTAAAAAATACCCGAGGCTGACTTCAGTAGGCGGATTCAGAGACAATACGCAAACGGTGAGGCACGAAGATGTTTTTAGTGGTGAGCCGCACGGCGGATTTTATACCCAGAAACAAATCAGGGAGATTATTGAATATGCTTCGGATAGACATATTGAAATAGTTCCTGAAATAGAGATGCCCGGACATGCCATGGCAGCTATTGCAGCTTATCCCTGGCTGGGAGTGTTGGGAACGACCAAAGAGGTGTCGGTAAAGTTTGGAAAGATGGACAATTCATTCGATATCTCCAACCCAAAAGTCATTCAATTCCTGGAAGATGTTTTAACCGAAGTATTTGAATTGTTTCCGGGTAAGGTAATACATGTGGGCGGCGATGAGGTGAGATTTGATACATGGAAAAGTTCGCCCGAAATACAAGCTTATATGAAGAAGAATAATCTTGGTTCTCCGGCCGATCTACAAATATTCTTTACGAACAAAATTTCACAGTTTATTGATAGCACCGGTCATCGAATGATGGGGTGGAATGAAATACTGGGAGACAATGTTCATGGGCAGGAAGCCGTAGCTGATATTGAAGTAAAAGAAACCCTTGCCAAATCGGCGGTTATACATTTCTGGAAAGGTAATCTTGAATTGATAAATAAAGCTGTTTCAGGTGGTTATGATGTTGTAAACTCGTACCATGCCAAAACATATCTCGATTACAGTTACCAGACAATCCCATTGTCGGAAGCTTATGCATTTGATCCAATCCCGGAAGGTTTGAATCCAAAATATAACTCAAAAATTCTCGGATTGGGATGTCAAATGTGGAGCGAGTGGATTCCGACAAAAGAGAAAATGGAAAGGCAAATATTTCCTCGATTGGCGGCTTATGCAGAGGTAGGATGGACCGATAATAACAGGAAAGATTACGAAGTATTTACGAGGTCTTTAACCCAACTGGAAAAGCGATGGATTCTTTCCGGAATTAATTTTTATAAGCATTTGTAA
- a CDS encoding LytTR family DNA-binding domain-containing protein, with amino-acid sequence MNCIILEKPHAQSSLREMVNMVPYFHLVSYCSSVFDAYEILRREKIDIVFVDTVLSKVSGIDFIKSLDQKPLFVFVSDKPELAVEGYNLNALDFLLKPLSFDRFLKTANKAYECCTSETKRSEFVPEPEHQDAGHKTILVKTDYKTILIKLDNILYIEGLKDYIKIYTSGNSKPVITLNSLKRLQQNLPSDKFSRVHKSYIVGLEHINAINKTQVIIEDKFIPIGESYRSVFSQRMEELRI; translated from the coding sequence ATGAATTGTATAATACTTGAAAAACCTCATGCGCAAAGTTCATTACGGGAAATGGTAAATATGGTGCCTTATTTTCACCTGGTTTCTTACTGCTCGTCTGTGTTTGATGCCTACGAAATTCTGCGAAGAGAAAAAATTGATATTGTATTTGTTGATACCGTTTTATCAAAAGTTTCGGGTATTGATTTTATAAAAAGCCTCGATCAGAAACCACTTTTTGTGTTTGTATCAGACAAGCCTGAACTGGCCGTTGAAGGTTATAATTTGAACGCACTTGATTTTCTTTTAAAACCATTGAGCTTCGATCGCTTTCTGAAAACGGCAAATAAAGCTTACGAGTGTTGCACTTCGGAAACAAAACGTTCGGAGTTTGTTCCGGAACCGGAACATCAGGATGCAGGCCATAAAACCATCCTGGTTAAAACCGATTATAAAACCATTCTGATAAAGTTGGATAATATTCTGTACATCGAGGGATTAAAAGACTACATTAAAATTTATACTTCAGGAAATAGCAAACCGGTTATTACGCTTAATTCGTTAAAAAGGCTGCAGCAAAACCTGCCTTCCGATAAATTCTCAAGGGTACACAAATCTTACATTGTTGGTCTCGAACATATCAATGCGATCAACAAAACCCAGGTAATAATAGAAGATAAGTTTATTCCGATCGGGGAAAGTTATCGTTCTGTTTTTAGCCAGCGAATGGAAGAATTGCGTATCTGA
- a CDS encoding DUF4270 family protein: protein MKKKAIIVLVGWLFLLSCHDDESLMVSLGDNYINNQTNVALIDTIQVLLSTVKIDSIPTSESDYLLCGSYTDADLGSISATAYAQIGMSSADIDEDEIFDSIVICMNYSGMAYGDTLLPQTFNVHRVREDIEPSDDYDAEPYLYNTSNFKYDEIPLGSKTIVPKPNFHDTLAIRLNDELGLEFLSYLRDEDDELESTSEFLDYFQGVALVPGDENNSILSFDADSSFQIRVYTHIIEETKVNKSYTFVYKSTSHNHFNNVSNDVSGTGLEQARTQTEEVASSLLNKRSYLQASLGYTTRIDFPGISKILEVEYKNILYKAELVLKPLSGTYKNEGELPEEIILYTSDKKNNVVEELTDEDGYSIPATLYYDEFYDEYTQYVFNITDFIYTELSDGYVDPEDGLLVMLPETEYGGTLDNIVFDARSLSNYRPTLNLYYVFYE from the coding sequence ATGAAGAAAAAAGCAATTATAGTCCTTGTTGGCTGGTTATTTTTATTGTCGTGCCACGATGATGAATCGTTAATGGTCTCGCTTGGCGACAATTATATAAACAACCAAACGAATGTTGCACTTATCGATACCATACAAGTCCTTTTATCAACCGTAAAAATTGATTCGATCCCCACTTCCGAGAGTGACTATTTATTATGCGGCAGTTACACCGATGCCGATTTAGGAAGTATTAGCGCCACTGCCTACGCACAAATTGGTATGTCATCGGCAGATATCGATGAAGATGAGATTTTTGACTCGATAGTAATTTGTATGAATTACAGCGGAATGGCTTATGGCGACACGCTTTTACCACAAACATTTAATGTACATCGTGTACGAGAAGATATTGAGCCAAGCGATGATTACGATGCAGAACCTTACCTCTATAACACCTCCAATTTTAAATACGACGAGATTCCATTAGGCTCGAAAACCATCGTTCCGAAACCCAATTTCCACGATACGCTTGCCATTCGTCTGAACGATGAACTTGGGCTCGAATTCCTGTCCTACCTTCGCGACGAAGATGATGAGCTGGAGTCGACAAGTGAATTCCTCGATTATTTCCAGGGAGTGGCACTGGTTCCGGGAGATGAGAACAACTCGATATTAAGCTTTGATGCCGACTCGTCTTTTCAGATAAGAGTTTATACTCACATTATTGAAGAAACCAAAGTAAATAAGTCTTACACATTTGTATATAAAAGCACATCGCACAATCATTTTAACAATGTTAGCAACGATGTTAGTGGTACAGGGCTGGAACAAGCTAGAACTCAAACTGAGGAAGTAGCTTCAAGCTTATTAAACAAACGCTCTTACCTTCAAGCGAGTTTGGGTTATACCACACGTATTGATTTTCCGGGAATCAGTAAAATTCTGGAGGTAGAATATAAAAACATATTGTACAAAGCAGAACTGGTGCTAAAACCGCTTTCCGGCACTTATAAAAATGAAGGGGAACTACCCGAAGAAATTATCTTATATACCTCCGACAAAAAAAACAACGTTGTTGAGGAGCTAACTGATGAAGATGGCTATTCAATACCGGCCACTTTGTACTACGATGAATTTTACGATGAATATACGCAATACGTGTTCAACATTACCGACTTTATTTACACCGAGTTGAGCGATGGTTACGTTGATCCGGAAGACGGATTGCTGGTGATGTTACCCGAAACCGAATATGGCGGCACACTCGACAACATTGTTTTTGATGCCCGCTCACTTTCCAATTACCGTCCGACCTTAAACCTGTACTATGTTTTTTACGAATAG